A genomic region of Leptotrichia hofstadii contains the following coding sequences:
- a CDS encoding NAD(P)H-dependent oxidoreductase, protein MKTIVFAHPWNGSFNKAILDKVVEKLDETKEKYTIIDLNKDGFNPVMTDEELSLYSQGKNIDPLVEKYQEILKNTDELILVSPIWWMSMPAILKGFFDKVMIKGFAYENTQNGIKGLLTNVKIAKMITTATAPKFLLNITGFGITMKKANLGGIGIKKTKWIHYSLRAKGKDEDRKKFLEKVKEFVSN, encoded by the coding sequence ATGAAAACAATAGTTTTTGCACACCCATGGAATGGAAGTTTTAACAAGGCAATTTTAGATAAAGTAGTGGAAAAACTTGATGAAACAAAAGAAAAATATACAATTATAGATTTGAATAAGGATGGATTTAATCCTGTAATGACAGATGAAGAATTGTCTTTGTATTCACAAGGGAAAAATATTGATCCTTTAGTGGAAAAATATCAGGAAATTTTGAAAAATACTGATGAATTGATACTTGTATCTCCAATTTGGTGGATGTCAATGCCTGCAATACTGAAAGGATTTTTTGATAAAGTTATGATTAAAGGCTTTGCGTACGAAAATACACAGAATGGAATAAAAGGTCTTTTGACTAATGTAAAAATAGCAAAAATGATTACAACTGCTACAGCACCAAAATTTTTGTTAAATATAACAGGTTTTGGGATTACGATGAAAAAGGCTAATCTTGGTGGAATTGGGATAAAGAAAACGAAGTGGATTCATTATAGTTTGAGAGCAAAAGGTAAAGATGAGGATAGAAAGAAATTTCTTGAGAAAGTTAAGGAATTTGTGAGTAATTAG
- a CDS encoding DUF4865 family protein produces MIMMQYKVKLSKDFDMNNIRKRVQENGFKTDGFEDLFFKAYLISEENKEYSPLYFWKDNKGMNKFIFDGFYDNILNSFGWQTINIGIPLLQEFNENFSKARYLLEIENKTKPMEKMKRMEFSISNDKIVGRALVYNPETWKHTEYYFFENAPKEVENSKVYEVLHISQ; encoded by the coding sequence ATGATAATGATGCAGTATAAAGTAAAACTTTCGAAAGATTTTGATATGAATAATATTAGAAAAAGAGTGCAAGAAAATGGATTTAAAACAGATGGATTTGAAGATTTATTTTTTAAAGCCTATTTAATCTCTGAGGAAAATAAAGAATATTCGCCATTATACTTTTGGAAAGATAACAAAGGAATGAATAAATTCATATTCGATGGTTTCTATGATAATATTTTAAATTCTTTTGGCTGGCAGACTATAAATATTGGAATACCATTGTTGCAAGAGTTTAATGAAAACTTTTCTAAAGCAAGATATTTATTAGAAATAGAGAACAAAACAAAACCAATGGAAAAAATGAAAAGAATGGAATTTTCTATATCAAATGATAAAATTGTTGGAAGAGCATTAGTATATAACCCTGAAACTTGGAAACATACAGAGTATTATTTTTTTGAAAATGCTCCTAAAGAAGTAGAAAATTCAAAAGTGTACGAAGTTTTGCATATTTCTCAATAA